From the genome of Oscillospiraceae bacterium:
ATATCTTTGCGCAGATTTTCAAAGCCATAGTTGTTAAAGTAAGCGCAGATATAGGGCAGGGTCTGGTCTAGGTTTTCGAGAGAACTTTTCATGATGTCAGAAAAGTTTTTCGGCTGTGTCAGGTAGGTGTACAGTGGCTTGTAGCGTGCCCAGCCGATGCAGGCCTTGTAAAAGCGGGAGTTGGCCGCTTTTGAGTCATACATGGTTATCTTTTTCAGGGAAAGCGGCAGCACTCCTTTGAGCAGCGACCCGTAAAACGAGAAGCCGTCATGAAAGGTATATACAGGAATGCGTTTGACGTTGTAGCTGCCAAGGCAGGTGCTCAAGATGCTGTCTTCGCCGCGTGCGCCCGGCGGATTGTAAAAAGGCAGCACCCGCGCCGGGTCTGTCAGGTTGATGCCAAGGTTGCTACCGCTGATGAATTTGGCACCGGCGGCTTCCGGTACAAGCTCTGCCTGGTGCGTGCGCAAGACCTGCTTGTCGGCGTAGGTGACACCGCCGCAGCGAATCAGGCGGCTGACGTCCTGCCGCTTTAGGACATCACTGCTAAGGGCATCGGTAAACTGGTAAAAGATGTTTTCCGGCAGAATGCCGTCAAACTCGATAGCTGGAATCGGGGTTAAGTACCCGCAGTGGTAGCCGTAAGTGATATCGGAAAACTGCAGGTATTTCATGTGCTTTTCCAGTACATGCTGTCCGCTCCACAGGGTGGCCCCGTCCGACTCTGTTACGGCGAGCGGGTACTCGTCATCGTCCAAAAAAATGAGGCCGTCTACTTTTTCCCGCAGCGCTTCAAAAAGAATGATGTTTCGCTGTACGGCGTAGCCGGTACCAAAAGCCTGGTCAATCTCTTCTTTAGGAATGCCCGTTTCCTTTACCAAATGCTCCTTTTCGGTTTGGATATCCTCCGGGCCGATAAAGCGGCACTTATAAAACGGCTTGCGTTCCTCTGCAGTCAGGTTGTCAAAGTCGGCCCGTGTAGTGTTGCTGTAGGTGGGGTCATAGGCGACAAACAAAGAGATAAGCAGGTTGTGGTCAGAGAGAAAATGCGTTTCCTGCAGGTGATAAATATAGGAGCGCAAAACATTTTGAAACCCAATGCGGCCGGTTGCAAAGCCGATTGCCACATGAACTTGTCCGTTGATCATCTTTTTTCCTTCTTTCTGCTGCAGTGAATTAAAAAACAAAAAGCTGCTTTTCTATGTAAAATTCTTTACTATAATTATACAACGAGAAAGAAGAAAATGCAAAATATGGAAGAGCAGAACAGAAATCGCAGCAATTTTTCTGTTGTTTGTCTGCTGGAATGACCCACGAGAAGCAAAGGAATTTTTTGAACCGGCAGACATGAAAAAGGAGTGTCCCAAAACAATAGGGCTTTATTGCTTGACAGTGCAAAAACGGTGTGCTATAATCGACCCAACAAATTAAATATTTATGTGTGTAGTACCGTTTGGGAAGCGGATGTATTTTATGTATCCGATTAACAAGGGTGCTGCTCCAAAGGAACTTGTTTTTTCTGCGTATACGTGGAATAAAAAGTCGTTATGGAGAGTGGGAGCGTTTCTGTCGTTTAGAGATGCTGGTCCCTCTGTATAGCGGCTTTTCTTTGTCCCTCGGCTTTTTTTGCAAAAAGAATAATGGAACCAATTTTAAAAGACAAAGGCGTCATTCAAATGGCGCCTTTGCTTTTTTTGTACCCAAAAAATGTTAGATTAGATTTTATCAAAGAGTTTTAGAAATTAAATGAACATTAACCAAAGGAAAGGAATGATTCGTATGAAAACAAAAAAGTATGGCTATATTCTTTTGCTGCCGTGCTTTTTATTTCTGGTTGTTTTTTTAATTCTTCCACTATTTGCTATGCTGTTGTCTACGATCTTTAACCAGGGACAGTTTACGTTTAAGGGCTATTACAGTATGCTGAAAGATTCTTACTTCCAACAAGTCTTTTGGCGAAGCCTTAAGCTAAGCCTCATCAGTACAGTGGTTTGCGCGCTGTTAGGTTTTCCGGTTTCTTATTTTATCTCGAAACTGACACGAAGAAAAGGACTGTATATTGCGCTGGCCCTGTTTCCGCTAATGACCAGCCCCGTTGTACGCTCTTTCAGCTGGATGGTTATATTGGGGAAAAAAGGAATGATAAACACGGCGTTAATGTCTGCCAATATTATCAGCAGCCCGTTGAGCATGCTTTATAATGAATTTTCGATCGTTATGGGCTTTATCCAGCTAATGCTGCCAATGATGATTCTTTCACTGGTCGGCGTAATGGAAAATATAGACGACGACTTGATATGTGCTGCTGGCAGTTTGGGCGCATCACAAACTAAGGCTTTTTGGAAAGTGATCTTTCCACTAAGCAGCCCGGGGCTTATCAGTGGCAGCGTGCTTGTGTTTTGCGGATGCTTAACCGCATATACCACCCCGCAGCTGCTAGGCGGCTCTAAATCGCGGGTCTTGTCAACGCTCATTTATCAAAATGCAATGTCGCTGAATGATTGGGTGAGTGCCTCTATCGTTGCGGTCATTATGATTGTCGTTTCTGTTACAGTAACAGAGTGTATCAATAAACTTGCACAGAAAACAAGTTCTGTGTCATGAGTAGGAAAGGATGAATAAATGATGCCACTGCTGCATCTTGAGAACATTTCTGCCGGATATGGTGAAAATATTATTTTAAAGCATTTTCATTTGTCCGTGGAAAAGGGAAAGCTGGTCTCTTTGCTGGGGCCGTCTGGCTGTGGAAAGACGACGACACTTCGGCTGATTGGTGGCTTTTCAGAGCCGGTCGAGGGAAAAATTATGTTTGATGGCCATGACTATACAAAGCTTCCTGCACACAAAAGGAACTTTGGGTTTGTTTTTCAAAGCTACGCTCTTTTCCCTAATATGACTATTTTTGATAATGTGGCTTTTGGCCTAAAAATGAGAAAGATAGGTAAGGACGAAATCCAAAGAAGCGTTCCCAAAATACTGGAAACGGTAGACCTGAAGGGATATGAAAATCGTTTTCCAAAGGAACTTTCGGGCGGCCAGCGTCAGCGTGTGGCCCTAGCTAGGGCATTGGTGATACAACCTAGTCTTTTGCTGATGGACGAGCCTCTTTCCAATCTGGATGCAAAGTTGAGAATCAAAATGCGTGTGGAAATCCGCCGTATTCAACAGCAGCTTGGCATTACGACCATTTATGTTACGCATGATCAGGAAGAGTGCTTTGCTATTTCAGATGAAGTAGCTATTATGAATAAAGGCGTAATTGAGCAGATGGATTCGCCAGAAAACATTTATAAATATCCCAAAACAGAATTTATTGCACGCTTTGTAGGATTTGAAAATTTCTTTACGCTGACGAAAGCAGATATTCCGGGAAAATATCGCGCAGTGGACCAGTCGGTGTTTGCGGTGAAAGACGAAGCTGAAGGAACGCACTTTAAAGCATGTATTCGCCCGGAAGATGTAAAAATGCGGCCGGCAGATACATCTGGCGAGAATCTTGTAAAGGGTAAAATAAAAGTAGCTACCTACTTGGGTAAGCAGTACCAATATAATATTGAAACAAAGCTTGGCGGTTTGGTTGTGAAGTCAGAAGAAGAAAATCATAAAATCAATGAAAATGTAGCGCTTTCTATTCCGCCCGAAAAGATGATTCTAATCAAATCCAACGACTGATATCCCTTTTGGGGGTTCAGAAATATTTAGGAGGGCAAAACTATGAAAATCCGCAAAATAACCATGACGGCAACTGCAGCGCTGCTTGCAGCTGCAACACTGACGGCGTGCGGCGGCCAAGTAGCTTCTTCCGCTGCATCCGTCACCGCTGCGGGATCCGCCACTGCTTCTGCAAGTAAAAGCGGCGCGACCGAGACACTAGTCGTTTCAACCTGGGGCTTTAATTCTGACAAAGAAAAAGAAAATGTATATGAGCCTTTCGAGAAAAAGTACAACTGCAAGGTCGTGGTTGAAGAAGGCAACAACGGCGAGCGCCTTGCAAAATTGGAACAGAACCCTTCCGCTTATGATGTTGTAAACTTTGCCGATTATTATGCACTGCAGGCGATTCAGAAAGGCCTGATCGCAAAACTTGACAGAAGCAAATTAACCAACTTGGATAAAATTTACGACAAAGCAAAAACACCCAACGGCAGCGATTATGGACCTGCCTTTACCTTTAACCGAATGGGTATTATGTATGATAAGAAGACTGTGAAAACACCGATTACTTCATGGAAAGACTTGTGGCGCTCTGACCTAAAGGGCATGATTGCCATTCCCGACATCAGCACTACCACCGGCCCCATGATGCTGAATATCGCAGCCAATCAGCTTGGCAGCAAGCTCTCTGTTGATAATACAGACAAGGTTTTCAGCAAGCTGAAAGAAATGGCTCCCAATGTTGTAAAGTATTATTCTAAATCTTCCGATGTTGTTAACATGTTTAACCAGGGCGAAGTTTCGGTTGCTGTACTGCAGGACTTTTCTTCTGCAACGATTCGCAAGGCTTCCAGTGATTTTGTTTGGGTAGACCCCTCTGAGGGCACATGGGGATGTTGCAATGTTTCCAACATCTCTTCTGGAAGCAAACACAAAGAATTGGCACAAAAGTACATTGACTTTTTACTTGACAAAGATGTGCAGAAAAATGAAGCAGCCGGTACGGGCAATGCACCGGTGCGCTCGGATGTAAAGCTGACAGCACAGGAAAGCCAGTCGATGACTTATGGTCAGAAGCAGGTTGATTCCATTCAGTACCCGGATTGGAACCTGTACATGAAAAACAGCAAAACATGGACAGACCTTTGGAACAAAGATTTAAATACCGAGAGCGGGAAATAATCTGCCAGGTGCCCTAAAAGCTCTTTGCTGTTTTCGCTGCAGAGATATGTGCTGCAAAAGGCATAGGGCAATATAACGGATAGACTTAAAAATCGGCTGGTAATCTTTTTGCCAGCCGATTTTTAAGATGATGCCCATAAGGAGGCCGTAAAATTGAAACACAATTATTTTGTTAGTATTATTACCGCGCTGGTTTATA
Proteins encoded in this window:
- a CDS encoding ABC transporter permease, with translation MKTKKYGYILLLPCFLFLVVFLILPLFAMLLSTIFNQGQFTFKGYYSMLKDSYFQQVFWRSLKLSLISTVVCALLGFPVSYFISKLTRRKGLYIALALFPLMTSPVVRSFSWMVILGKKGMINTALMSANIISSPLSMLYNEFSIVMGFIQLMLPMMILSLVGVMENIDDDLICAAGSLGASQTKAFWKVIFPLSSPGLISGSVLVFCGCLTAYTTPQLLGGSKSRVLSTLIYQNAMSLNDWVSASIVAVIMIVVSVTVTECINKLAQKTSSVS
- a CDS encoding ABC transporter ATP-binding protein, whose protein sequence is MPLLHLENISAGYGENIILKHFHLSVEKGKLVSLLGPSGCGKTTTLRLIGGFSEPVEGKIMFDGHDYTKLPAHKRNFGFVFQSYALFPNMTIFDNVAFGLKMRKIGKDEIQRSVPKILETVDLKGYENRFPKELSGGQRQRVALARALVIQPSLLLMDEPLSNLDAKLRIKMRVEIRRIQQQLGITTIYVTHDQEECFAISDEVAIMNKGVIEQMDSPENIYKYPKTEFIARFVGFENFFTLTKADIPGKYRAVDQSVFAVKDEAEGTHFKACIRPEDVKMRPADTSGENLVKGKIKVATYLGKQYQYNIETKLGGLVVKSEEENHKINENVALSIPPEKMILIKSND
- a CDS encoding ABC transporter substrate-binding protein; translated protein: MKIRKITMTATAALLAAATLTACGGQVASSAASVTAAGSATASASKSGATETLVVSTWGFNSDKEKENVYEPFEKKYNCKVVVEEGNNGERLAKLEQNPSAYDVVNFADYYALQAIQKGLIAKLDRSKLTNLDKIYDKAKTPNGSDYGPAFTFNRMGIMYDKKTVKTPITSWKDLWRSDLKGMIAIPDISTTTGPMMLNIAANQLGSKLSVDNTDKVFSKLKEMAPNVVKYYSKSSDVVNMFNQGEVSVAVLQDFSSATIRKASSDFVWVDPSEGTWGCCNVSNISSGSKHKELAQKYIDFLLDKDVQKNEAAGTGNAPVRSDVKLTAQESQSMTYGQKQVDSIQYPDWNLYMKNSKTWTDLWNKDLNTESGK